Proteins encoded by one window of Asterias rubens chromosome 18, eAstRub1.3, whole genome shotgun sequence:
- the LOC117302411 gene encoding trypsin-like, which produces MRIAVFLACIALALAWQPEERLTGGNVAPVGSRPYMASVLYSSNSLDQFCGGALVHPKWVLTSGFCVGNADDIHAGLGYYNLLKDDSSDGAVVVHGTWHRHPDYGTSPAFANDIALIELDTPVTLSDRVKVINMPKKDSTPAADTKMLMSGWGITKQGGELPVELVQSLITVSHIDVCIKQYVIQVDDTLICSDHTDHDFCSGDDGGPAVTNYDENSYVGTEVLAGLAVRGHGCQAIDDPSLYTRVSAHCGWIDSETGGDVHCN; this is translated from the exons cctGGCAGCCAGAGGAGCGTTTGACAGGGGGCAATGTTGCACCCGTTGGTAGTCGCCCGTACATGGCTTCTGTTTTGTACAGCAGCAATTCATTGGATCAGTTCTGTGGCGGGGCTCTAGTTCACCCGAAGTGGGTCCTCACCTCCGGTTTTTGTGTCGG CAACGCTGACGATATACATGCCGGGCTTGGATACTACAACCTGTTGAAAGATGACAGTTCTGACGGAGCTGTGGTCGTCCATGGTACCTGGCACAGACATCCCGATTACGGCACCAGCCCGGCCTTCGCCAACGATATCGCCCTGATTGAATTGGATACGCCGGTGACTCTTTCGGATAGAGTAAAAGTCATTAACATGCCTAAAAAGGACAGTACACCAGCGGCTGACACTAAAATGCTCATGAGCGGTTGGGGAATTACCAAGC AAGGTGGCGAGCTGCCCGTAGAGTTGGTGCAGAGCCTAATCACAGTCAGCCACATAGATGTGTGTATCAAGCAGTACGTCATCCAAGTCGACGATACCCTGATATGCAGCGATCATACCGATCACGACTTCTGTTCT GGTGACGATGGCGGACCTGCAGTGACCAATTACGACGAAAACAGCTATGTCGGCACTGAGGTTCTTGCAGGCTTAGCGGTGAGAGGTCACGGCTGCCAGGCCATCGATGACCCGTCGCTCTACACCCGCGTTAGTGCCCACTGCGGCTGGATTGACAGCGAGACAGGCGGAGATGTCCATTGCAATTAA